In candidate division WOR-3 bacterium, a genomic segment contains:
- the ligA gene encoding NAD-dependent DNA ligase LigA gives MLKDPFSEIESLKESIRKRDYEYYVMDKPTISDEEYDKLFQRLKILESENPHLRTTDSPTQRIGEKLSGKFKTIRHKIPMLSLDNTYTYDEIRDFDRKARDALSVVQIDYVIEPKIDGAAVSVIYKNGIFEAGVTRGDGEEGDDISANIKTVKSLPLRLKNHLEAPAELEIRGEVYMRHTVLNMINRERDECNQELFANTRNAASGSLKNLDPSVTASRELDIMFHTVFGETWIKHSLAVEFLHTCGLPVFFPSVVKKNVSEVIEECESWKKRRKDLGYDVDGLVIKIDDLSQRKILGQTMRSPKWAIAYKFPTERTKTKIIGISVQVGRTGFLTPVALMEPVKLKGTVISRASLYNADEIERLGIRPGDEVLIEKGGEIIPKVVEVLVHQDDSKPFAMPEKCPACGSAVVHYEGETAYRCISPACPAQLKAKILHFASRQAMDISGIGDKLTEKLIESDLLKDPGDLYFIREEDLSTIERMGSKSSLNLLSSIDKSKSRPLHKLFYALGIPNVGVKTAKNLSEKFTSVEGLSSASIEEFAEIPEIGPVVAKSISDYFGLDQTSAMLCKLEKAGVKMSGEKNRLRGDSLRGLVFVITGTLSMPREEIKSIIENNGGEVSSFVSSKTNYLIAGESWGSKLEKAKILGVKIIGENELFNFIQKQTV, from the coding sequence ATTCTGAAAGACCCGTTCTCTGAAATCGAATCGCTGAAAGAATCCATAAGAAAAAGAGACTACGAATATTATGTCATGGACAAACCGACTATATCCGACGAAGAATACGACAAACTTTTCCAAAGATTAAAAATACTAGAAAGCGAAAATCCCCACCTCCGGACGACTGACTCTCCAACTCAGAGAATCGGAGAAAAATTGAGCGGGAAATTCAAAACGATAAGGCACAAAATCCCCATGCTTTCTCTCGACAATACCTACACCTACGATGAAATCAGGGATTTCGACAGAAAAGCGAGGGACGCTTTATCTGTCGTCCAGATTGATTATGTCATCGAACCAAAAATAGACGGTGCGGCCGTTTCCGTGATATACAAAAACGGCATTTTCGAGGCTGGTGTCACGAGAGGCGACGGCGAAGAAGGCGACGACATTTCAGCCAACATAAAGACTGTAAAATCCCTCCCTCTCAGACTAAAAAATCATCTGGAAGCTCCTGCTGAACTTGAGATACGGGGAGAAGTTTACATGAGACACACCGTCCTCAATATGATAAACAGAGAAAGGGATGAATGTAATCAGGAATTGTTTGCAAACACGAGAAACGCCGCATCAGGATCCCTTAAAAATCTCGACCCTTCTGTCACCGCCTCAAGAGAACTCGATATTATGTTTCATACGGTATTCGGGGAAACATGGATAAAACATTCTTTGGCCGTTGAATTCCTTCACACCTGCGGATTGCCCGTCTTTTTCCCTTCCGTTGTAAAAAAAAATGTCTCGGAAGTCATCGAGGAATGCGAATCGTGGAAAAAAAGAAGGAAAGACCTGGGTTACGACGTCGACGGTCTCGTAATCAAAATCGACGACTTGTCTCAGAGAAAAATTTTAGGTCAGACGATGCGTTCCCCCAAGTGGGCTATAGCTTATAAATTTCCAACAGAAAGAACGAAAACAAAAATAATCGGCATATCCGTTCAGGTAGGACGCACCGGCTTCCTGACTCCGGTCGCGTTAATGGAACCGGTCAAACTAAAGGGGACTGTCATCTCTCGCGCTTCTTTGTACAACGCCGACGAGATCGAGAGACTGGGTATAAGACCGGGTGATGAAGTCCTCATCGAAAAAGGCGGTGAAATTATACCAAAAGTCGTAGAAGTCTTGGTGCATCAGGACGATTCAAAGCCTTTCGCAATGCCTGAAAAATGTCCTGCGTGCGGGAGCGCGGTCGTTCATTACGAAGGTGAAACTGCTTACAGATGCATATCTCCGGCTTGCCCCGCTCAGTTAAAGGCAAAAATCCTTCACTTCGCTTCCCGACAGGCCATGGACATCTCAGGAATCGGCGATAAGCTGACTGAAAAGCTTATAGAAAGCGATTTGCTTAAAGATCCGGGAGATTTGTACTTTATAAGAGAGGAAGACCTTTCAACAATAGAAAGAATGGGGTCGAAATCATCGCTCAACTTACTTTCATCAATAGATAAGAGCAAATCGAGACCTCTTCACAAGCTTTTTTATGCGTTAGGAATACCTAATGTTGGCGTAAAAACGGCGAAAAATCTTTCAGAAAAATTCACTTCCGTAGAAGGGCTTTCTTCCGCTTCCATCGAAGAGTTTGCTGAAATACCTGAAATAGGCCCTGTCGTCGCCAAATCTATTTCAGATTATTTCGGGCTCGATCAGACTTCTGCGATGCTCTGCAAACTTGAAAAAGCGGGCGTGAAAATGAGCGGTGAAAAAAACAGACTCCGGGGAGACTCTCTGCGTGGGCTTGTATTTGTTATCACCGGAACTCTCTCAATGCCACGTGAAGAAATAAAGAGTATTATAGAAAATAACGGCGGAGAAGTGTCATCCTTCGTCAGTTCGAAAACAAATTATCTAATCGCCGGCGAATCCTGGGGCTCAAAACTAGAAAAAGCCAAAATTCTCGGTGTGAAAATAATCGGTGAAAACGAATTATTCAACTTCATTCAGAAACAAACCGTTTGA
- a CDS encoding T9SS type A sorting domain-containing protein, producing MSFLLSLMIVCQPLSYTFNAHFDKTATEFSNYGEYTLISAEGADMFGRTFEPVLPAKHLQILLPYDASLLSVRCEGENLTIAGTAVTPLPAVLPAPLGTRRNVVFLCDPAVYESQDVYPDKILQWHHFGNQSGFKIASVFLTPYQWNPVTKEVSVYEDVSVTVEYERTGEIHFNTPLGDYLHRSIIGFIVCNPEALASSAPPVTEGNADYLIIAPLSLLNTPAMDSLLTLRTLKGLVCDTASKERISATVTGYDLPEKIRNYIIQRHSEDGVSFILLVGNRNLLQPRELFISCRDTNGVFYDDSAPVDLYFADLDGDWNFTADNRYGQPNDSLDLYADVFVGRLVVGSSSELSVNVRKICEYEQNPPQGDWRTKSLLAGAVLFDNQYYTITGEAVCESIADHLPQGWHHIKMYETLYGNSPEGAIDSVNDGVAWTHWAGHGNRSGVYWYNSYYIRMLHVNDIANMTNGGKLAVHTSIACMSGAYHEGNCAAVALLNKEGGGGIVSAFNTSYGWEGILPAMGPSEYMDIWFAEAVFDSSIFSLGPAFYASKSKLIPFWDINYYGGYDRNLYTLLDRTYFGDPALCFLGSSSFAEEEISEPTNGSIATLFISDNYLIVESDNLSSVRIFDISGRIVTSGDFEGRFVYDMNLQPSGIYFCVVISGNQSMTERMVYVK from the coding sequence ATGAGTTTTCTTCTCTCATTGATGATTGTTTGTCAGCCACTGAGCTATACGTTCAACGCACATTTTGACAAAACCGCAACAGAGTTTAGCAATTACGGCGAATACACCCTTATTTCAGCCGAGGGAGCTGATATGTTCGGCAGAACATTTGAGCCGGTTCTTCCGGCCAAACACCTGCAGATACTTTTGCCCTATGACGCCTCGCTGCTAAGCGTCAGATGCGAAGGTGAAAATCTGACAATAGCCGGTACGGCAGTGACTCCTTTACCGGCAGTTCTACCCGCACCTTTGGGCACAAGACGAAATGTTGTTTTTCTTTGTGATCCCGCGGTCTATGAAAGCCAAGATGTATATCCGGATAAAATCCTCCAATGGCACCATTTCGGAAATCAATCGGGTTTTAAAATAGCAAGTGTATTTCTGACGCCTTATCAATGGAATCCGGTCACAAAAGAAGTCAGTGTCTACGAAGATGTTTCAGTCACTGTCGAATATGAAAGAACGGGAGAAATTCATTTCAATACGCCGCTCGGGGATTATTTACACAGGAGCATTATCGGATTTATAGTATGCAATCCGGAAGCGCTAGCATCCTCAGCGCCGCCCGTGACTGAAGGAAACGCAGATTATCTCATCATTGCCCCTTTGAGCCTTCTGAACACTCCGGCGATGGATTCACTCCTTACTTTGAGAACATTAAAAGGTCTTGTATGTGACACTGCTTCGAAAGAAAGAATTTCGGCTACCGTTACAGGGTACGATTTACCGGAAAAAATCAGGAATTACATAATTCAAAGACACTCCGAAGACGGAGTTTCATTCATCCTCCTCGTCGGAAATAGAAATCTGCTTCAGCCAAGAGAATTGTTTATTTCCTGCCGGGATACAAACGGTGTATTTTATGATGACAGTGCGCCTGTTGATCTTTATTTCGCGGATCTCGACGGCGATTGGAACTTCACTGCCGACAACAGATACGGACAACCAAACGACAGCCTCGATTTGTACGCCGATGTTTTCGTCGGAAGACTGGTCGTCGGATCGTCTTCGGAATTAAGTGTCAACGTCCGGAAGATTTGCGAATACGAACAGAATCCGCCGCAGGGTGATTGGAGAACGAAAAGTCTTTTAGCCGGAGCAGTTCTTTTCGATAACCAGTATTACACAATTACAGGCGAAGCAGTCTGCGAATCCATTGCCGATCACCTTCCTCAGGGATGGCATCACATCAAAATGTATGAGACGCTTTACGGAAATTCCCCGGAAGGCGCGATAGATTCGGTCAACGACGGCGTAGCATGGACACATTGGGCCGGACATGGAAACCGCAGCGGGGTATACTGGTATAATTCATATTACATCAGAATGTTGCACGTCAACGATATAGCAAACATGACTAACGGAGGGAAACTGGCGGTTCACACTTCGATAGCCTGTATGTCGGGGGCTTATCATGAAGGAAACTGCGCGGCAGTGGCTTTGCTCAATAAAGAGGGTGGCGGAGGAATTGTAAGCGCGTTCAACACGAGTTACGGATGGGAAGGTATATTACCTGCAATGGGTCCGAGTGAATACATGGATATTTGGTTTGCTGAAGCCGTGTTCGACAGTTCAATATTCTCTCTCGGACCGGCTTTTTACGCTTCCAAAAGTAAATTGATTCCCTTCTGGGACATTAATTATTACGGCGGTTACGACAGAAATTTATACACCCTTTTAGACCGTACATATTTTGGTGATCCTGCGCTGTGCTTTTTAGGTTCGTCATCTTTCGCAGAAGAAGAGATTTCTGAACCAACGAACGGTTCGATTGCGACATTGTTTATTTCCGATAATTATTTAATCGTTGAATCCGACAATCTTTCTTCAGTAAGAATATTTGACATTTCCGGAAGAATTGTGACTTCCGGAGATTTCGAAGGAAGATTTGTATACGACATGAACCTTCAGCCTTCAGGGATATATTTCTGTGTTGTAATCTCAGGAAATCAAAGCATGACCGAGAGAATGGTTTACGTGAAATGA
- a CDS encoding N-acetyltransferase, which produces MISEDVKLGKGVKIFSFVNLYGCEIGDGSKIGAFVEIQKNAKIGKNCKISSHTFICEGVYIEDNCFIGHGVVFINDKYPRSVTENGSLQTEKDWACVPTYVRRGASVGSGVTVLCGVTIGENAVIGAGAVVTKDVPANSVVAGVPARLLGKTGNGE; this is translated from the coding sequence ATGATATCAGAAGACGTTAAACTCGGTAAGGGAGTGAAGATTTTCAGCTTCGTCAATCTTTATGGGTGTGAGATAGGCGATGGAAGTAAAATCGGAGCGTTCGTCGAGATACAAAAAAACGCGAAAATAGGAAAGAATTGTAAAATTTCGAGTCACACTTTTATTTGCGAAGGCGTTTACATTGAAGACAATTGTTTCATTGGACACGGAGTTGTTTTCATCAATGATAAATATCCCCGCTCCGTGACGGAGAACGGTTCTCTTCAAACGGAAAAAGACTGGGCCTGCGTTCCTACATATGTCCGCAGGGGAGCTTCCGTGGGCAGCGGTGTCACTGTTTTGTGCGGTGTGACTATAGGCGAAAACGCCGTCATCGGAGCCGGAGCCGTTGTGACAAAAGATGTTCCTGCAAATTCAGTGGTCGCGGGAGTTCCCGCCCGGTTGTTGGGAAAAACCGGAAACGGAGAGTGA